From the Telopea speciosissima isolate NSW1024214 ecotype Mountain lineage chromosome 9, Tspe_v1, whole genome shotgun sequence genome, the window TGGAAAACAACTCCagcaatcttgtcttttggaCTGTGTTTCAGAAGGCgaccattaacatcaagttgcaagttccatcaatccatggctggcagagtcgtgaagcttcatcaaatccatTTCTGTGAGATTATGCGATTTGGTCGTAGAGTAGTTCTACTGTAAACAGACCGTTTCATCTTAGAACCGGCCGTTAAAGTAGATGTATTGTAAACGTTAGGTTGTAAATCTCATCAATGTCGGATTTCGCAAGTTGTAATGACTCCAATCAGATATTGactgcaagtaagcaatttgatcttcaatcttcttccttactTTGTCCATCGTGATTTGCCttcacccaaaagaccttagagctactcaggcatggAAGGATCCCATTCTCGTCCtggttagaagttagaacaggccgtttcTGGCCTCTTAGAACATGCCATTTCTCCAGTTAGAACAGGCCATTTCGTCTTGATTGAGCAGGCTGTTTCATCTTAGAACAGACCGTTTAGTCATTTAGCACAGGCCGTTTCGTCCTGGTCGAAAGTTGGGACAGGCCGTTTCCATTTCCGTTTGGATCTGCGTCAAAGGCTCTGGCACACCCGCGTTACCTCTACGGCTCTACCACGTGCGTTGTGCCCTtgtgtgtaggtgttggattttcCACCAACACCCACTGCATTAGAAAACTCTAATGAACCCAAATTGGACCATTGAATCAAACCCATCAACCGGTCTAGATAAACAACGTTAAACCCAACATTTCTTGTGATTATTACAGATGGGCCTTCCAAAACAAATTGAGGAGGAGGAGCTGGAAGGATTTTTATGTGATTACaacaacacaacaacaacaatcataaccttatcccaactaatcAACCGGGGAAGGATTTTTATGTGATTCTCTACCCAAATTGATCAAGGCAGGAAGACAAGTGAATacttttcaaacaaaatatctAATTCATGGAAGCAATGGCAAGCCATGATGCAGGGATTGACTTGGATCAAGCTACTACAATCAAGACTCTGAAGGTTCTGTATGTCTTTTGAATGCCGAAATTTTTTAGTTCAACCACTGGTTTAGTCcacaatttttaaaaacaaaGCATGGAACAATGGCAGAGTTACACCCATGTGGACTAGATAGATTGTTGAAAAGGAATTAAGGTCCACAATGGCCAAACCTTCTTTTCATCTAGAGATATCCAAGGACACTGCCATTTTGTAAAACTAGGTGACTGATACCTAGGTAAGCACTGCCCCTCTTGCAGTACCTTGATGCCTAGGCAAGGCCTTGACAGCTTCGAATGTATCAGTCTCATAATTTTGCAAACCTATTTCAAATCCAATTACCTGAACCAAGTCTTGACATAAACCTTACACATACACAATCAACTACACATTGAGAGAACCCCAAGGTCACGAGTTCAAATCTCCTTGAGGtctacctatccaaaaaaaaaaactacacaTTGAAAGAGAACCATAATAGGTAGACACAGACAAAACTTGTTAATAAAAAGGTTTGTCAAGGTTGCTATACTCCAAACAGTTAATTTAAGCATGAGATTAGAGCAACGACGCAAACTCAAAATTTTGCAGGATCCAAAAGTGATCATATACGATTTGTCAACCATCATTTAGGGGTCCATACTCTCAAAGATTTATCTAAAGATCTACATAAACTAAAAAGCCAAACCTCACGGCTTGGAATGAAGAAATTCTGTTTCCAAATCCAGCCTCCTGTAAACCAATCTACAAGAATATTAGAACTCAGAAAGAAACACAGTTTCGGAAacaattctttttcttcactCATATAGAGATGAAAGACATCCCTTAAAAAATAGTTTATTACAGCAGTCACCTGTTACAAAAATTTTGTGCAATAATAGAACAAAATCAGATTACATAATCAGCCTCCACCACATTATTCTACAATGCAGAATCACTACCCTTTGTTCGCCCCATCATGACATCCTTGGCTTCGTTTATTTTTTGAGCAAGATACTTGTTCCCACCACTGTCTGGATGGTTGGCCATCATCACTCTCCTATGAGCCtccttgatcttctccatgGCAGCATGTTCTCTGAAACCAGGATAAATTGATTTTCCATAAGCAATGAGAATTTGTATTGATTCTAAAAGAACGTGCAATAAGCTACCTATGTTGTCCACTGTTCAACTGGGATCTTACCCTAGAACATTTTCAAGTTCCCAATCCACAGTAGACACATAGCATTATGACCATATTCCTTCAGAATCCTTACTTCAGTGATTCTAACTATCAAATATGAAAGCattcaaaggggggggggggggtgattgATTTGTGTCCCTTCAGctttttcctattctttgttCCTGATTCAAGTGCTCCTACGAAAGAAATAGTTCAAGAGGAGTTCCGTGAAAACAGAATACTACCTGATGCCAAGTATTAATGCAGCTTCTCGTCTAGTCATCATCTGCTCAAATCCACCCTCATAGAATCTTCTCACCCGGGGTACAACAGGACGGGCTTTGAATGCTTGCCATGCCTGGATCAAGTATCTGCCTCCCAAAGCAGCAGCTGCTACTGAAACACCAGCTACAATTGGAGTCGTCTGGACACAAAAACAAttaggaagaagatgagaagccAAATTGCTTGACGCTGCCACAAAATCAAAAACAGTCTTCTATCCAAAGAACTGTTCTACCAACAAAGTTTGGCAGACTTGAACATAAATGGTCATTGAGACTACACTCTTATTACTGGTCAGAAGCCATTTTACATGGACATGTCAACTTTGTACTTCGAATAGGCATGGTATATGTTATTTGGGGTAATTTTCCTACACGGTCCATTTAGGAAACATTTCCTCTAAATAGTCCTAAAAATCTTCCACAATAAAAATCAGGCAGGAGTTGGGACCCAAATTTGTGGATAGGTAGACCCCTAAGTCCCctgttcacatgtcaagtttcagccaaatAAATTTCGCCAAATGGCAAAATTTAACTTTGAAATTTCAGGACTTTGGGAGAGTGCATAGTAGCGGTTGGATTACAAAGACGTGCATGGGCATAAATAGGAGTTTGATTGAATTTaagtatgaaatttgacatatgactaACCCAAATCACATCCTCTCTATCTAACAGATGAAACTGCAACAGCACTGTTCACATGGCTCAAAATAGTGGACCCTTTTGGAAACCCTTCTTAAAAGGGGCCACACAAAACACTTTTCCCCAAGTCATGCACAATTGTAGTCTAAGAACTTCCTGCAATTTTTAAAATACTACTACACATTTCTGTAAGATCAATCCACCACAGGACATAGCTCAGAGTCTTAAATTAATGCACAAGCACTTTTGATCTTTCCACAAGGAGGAGTTCATTAGACCTCCCCAAAAACACCATCATACTCATCGTTCTAGATTTCCATCATCTTTAACATCACAGAATCTATTTCTCAAATCTTATGTTACTAACATTGAACGCGGGTTTCCCCACTTCACCAATTTCTATTGAATCACACCTTGACATTCAACTATGTACCAATTTCTATTGAATCACACCTTGATATTCAACTATGTATTAGGTTAAGCAGTACTTTTGTAGAAGAATGTGGTCTTGGACTGAATTTCCACCATAATATCACTTGTTAGACGTTGTTCTGCCCCAAATCAGTGAGTGTCCGTGTTGAAATTGAATAAAACCAACATGAAGTTCTAAGTCCTCTTCAaatctttaaaattttaaggCACCTtaatctaaaaagaaatatgaacTAAAGAGCGTTAAGTTCAATTATCCTAGCATCTACAATTGAAGTAACAACACCACagttcttaaatttttttttttagggggggggggggtgggtttaCAATTTGATTGCATTCATTAATTTCAGATAAAATCTAACAGTTCTTACAAAATACCAGAAGTTGAATTTTCTGGAAATAAGAAATTCCCACAATAGACTACTCGTGTAAATAGGAAACTAAGAGGCAAAAGAACCAGCCAACAAACAGAGAGAGACCCAAGAACAGGAATGGCCTTACCATCAAAGCTAGTCAATCGTTCCGCAAAAGTAAAGCTTCAAACTATCAACACTGAGTATCTGCAacgcaaaaaacaaaaatcagaaacaCTGTTAGCAAGAAAACCAAATGGTTTATCTAGTGAACCCTATTCGACTTGAAGTAACATAAAATGATCTCCACCAACAACTCCCGAATAGTTATGGAACCCTAAAGAATGAAAATCGAGCTCAGAAATCGTGAGAGGGAGAAATCTTACATGATCACAGACGCCTTcagattgaaaagaaaaaatacgaTTCTTCTTTAATGAGAAGataaacagagaaaaaaaaaatctgggttTTGTCTCAAAAACTTTATCTCGTAATGGTTTTTATGTTTAAAAGGTTTAGAGCTCTTTAATCTTCCGCCCCAAGACAACCAGAATACCGACCTAAGACGGCGGCGGTCTGAAATCTAGAAGGTGCAATGGCAAATTCGTATTTCGGACAATTAGGCAATGTTAAATCTGAACCGTCTATATTATTACATGGATGGATATTTGAATCTTCATCGTCCATTTCTTTGTGTATTATATAAAACCCTCCATTTAGGAACCTTTGTTTTAGAGGACTATAGAATATAGATGAGAGGAGGAAATTGAACAGCGGCCTTTTCAGGTACAGAGTCGGATTCGAATCGGCCGACTGACCGATCCCAttcccgattcttaaaaccctgcttTGTGAGATTAGAGTAGGGTTGTCAAACAGTCGGTGTGGCCTGATTTTTGTCAGGTTGAATCGGTGTCGGTCTAGGAATaagtgaaaccaaaaccaaatcaataagGAACTTCGGATTTCGGTTGGTTTCGGTTTTGATTCGAtacaattttgatttatttcagttttttgaTATCTGTTTAATGTCGatttagatttttttgttttcggACTTGAAGTGCAATTAAATCTTACATTTATAATATGTCGTGAGGAAAAATTCGGTAAAAACAATTTAAATCATCTTCCCCAAGTCGCACAAGTaaacaaagaataggaaaaTTAATTTGATGTATTCATGTTGTAATCAGAACAAAGGGGAATAAATTGtgaaagataactaatattaaatttcattgttacaaatcaaataAGCGTTTATCATTGTAAGATGAAGATAACTAGCATTAAAATAAATGGATAACTAATAAGTAAAAAGATTACTAATATTGAAATGATAAAATGAAttctactatcaaatcattcatttaaatGTTTAACTAATTTTGTCTAGTAAACAAGGAAATCAATGGAAgtattgttacaaatcaattttcctattcatAACCTCCTACTCattactcattgatttgtaacaatttcccTTACAACCTGAAATCTTCTATCTcttattgaaatcaatggataatcaattcacttattcataacctcatcatactcaatgatttttttattgatttcattCGGTTTGGTGCGATCTGATTTTCGGTCAATCCCATCATACCACAGTCTAAAACCAGTTCAATTATAATCGATTCAGCTCAATCTGGATTTTTCGATCGATTTTATTAGTTTGgcctaggttttgacacccctagtacaAAGTAAACAGTTTAATGACTAGAAGACAAACTCTTTGGCAGTAgagggagggagaagaagaatgagatccTTTTAAGAATATGAACCAATGGGTAAAAAGGTCCGTATCTGATCAAAGAGAAGCTAAATTAGGCACCAACTAATCAGGACTTGATCCATCCCTTTCCAAGTTTCCATTTTCAAGGTTTAAAATtgggatctttgtcccctccagttccctatccagcccagttccctagtgcctatAATAATAAGAGGGGGGGGTGGCAATGACCACCTatccttgcccgaacacactgctcgAGTTGGGTCTACCCCCCTTATTACAGTCATTGGGGGAATTAGGCTGGGCaaggaactagaggagatacttttcccttaaaattgCGCTTTTTTTGGACTTAGATCACAACGCGATCATTTTAAAGAAATTTAAAGACAATTGATTAATGCTTTAAAATTCTATAGACATCTCATTTTATCACCCTCAGACCATGCACACTAATGTTGATTGGGTGGTTTGAAAAAAGGTTTTATGTCTTAATTTATGATTTAAGGAATCCATATTAATCTCACTAATGTTTTGCACAATACGGAAACAACTAAGACAGTTGGTTCATAAATTATTAAAGAATGAGTAACATGAAGCAAATTGAAAAATCAAGTGAGCTCAGTGGACTAAGTGCCTAACCCCTTCCAAGGTACATAACCTAACCAGAACCAACTTTAATCGGAAGCATAAAGTCATGGAGTCATGTTTCAAGTGTTAAGCCCTGAATAACATATGATTCCATAACTTGGTTCAGGAATCATATGTTGCTTCAGCTGCAGGGGTCATCCTAGGTTTAAAACTGTCTACATAGTGTTTCACAGATTCCAGTACCAATGGAAAATTACATGCAGGGTAATATCAATGtaagcatctctctctctctctctctctctctcttatgtaTTTTAGGGCAACCCTTAATAGGTTATTTGTATCAACTGTTTTTCTTCACTGATTAAGAAGAATCTGCTGTAATTAACAGCCCTGTGATGCTGGTCACATGGTCCCAACATAGCCTAGTGCTGCCCTGAAGATGCTGAAGAGATGGACACAACACAAGGGCAACTAGTAGAACTAGGAAGTCAAGTGGCTGACATTTCTTCACCAGTTATCTTTTCTAACAAGTATGGTTCCAACTTTCAAGACATGGTTTACGGAGGTATCGCTAAAAGCTAGACTCTAGATTCAGGAGGAACTCCCACCAACACCATATAGTTTCTTCAAGGTGTTGATTGCTGGGGAAAAGTCTGAGCGCAGAGGAAAGACAGACACAACTCGGAGATACTGGGCATTGCCATTCTTTGGTTTGGATAGTGTCATCTGGAACATCTCTCCCTCTAGTACCTTGCCTGCTGCCACAGCTAAACATACCAACAAACCCACAGTTAGGATAATAAAGGACGTACCCAGTGCAAGAGACTCCTGTCgctgcggggtctagggagagttataatgtacgcagccttacccctgctttcgcagagaggctgtttctagactctCTGATTTCAgtatttaaaaattgaaaatattatATTCACTATGTCCATGTTCCAACAAGTATAAAACCAACCTGAAAGAGGGTTTAGCTTGCTGAACTCGAAGAATTCATCAGCAGAGCAACCAAACAGAACTCGAGCTGCCCTATCAAAGCATATCACAACAAAAACCTTGTTCTCCGTTGCGACGGACAGCTGCTAAATAGGTGCCCAATTGTTCATTGCCGATGATTGATGAAACAAAACAGAAGGTTTCTTCATTAGATTTTAATATCTAAAAATGGAACAGAGAGGCCAAAAGAAGTTCTAGAAATTGAGATACTCAACAAGAACACGATAGAGGCGTTCGAAATCAGAGGAGCCTGCGATGAAGCCCTTCATATTGCAGAATTGGCACAGAGAAGGGCCCTTATCGGGGAGTGTCTTATCACAAACAGAGCATACTCTATAGCAGAAGCTGGTGGGATCTATAGCTACAACTGTGCAAATGACCGTTAAAGGTTCCTCCCTATCCATTCTCTCTTTTTACAGTGTCCGCTACCTGTGCAGCAatctgcaaaaaaaaatccaaatctacctaaattctaatcaatttcaatatttcaTCAGCAAATAGACTAAAACAAGATGAAAATTAGTAGTTGACCTAGATGAAATTGACAGAAACTTCTACAAGGGATAGTTGCTTGTGTTGAGTACAATTCAGTCCTTCCCTTTCAAAGGTTTctcaaaaaattttcaaaaaactgcATTTTTGTGACTTTGGTCTTCAAACCTGAGCTGATGTTAGCCCCAATTATTTAATACTTCCATCATAGTTCTATGCACCCAAAAGTACACCTCATCGGCATAGGGGACCAGGCAGCAAACTTTTAGCCATCTCTAGTAAATTAGATTAGTTTTTCATATTATCTTAAACTACCTGCAAAAGCAATGCAAGAGACTTCACTTGCTTTAACCACTTGCAATGTAGAACAACATCATTTTTTATCATAACACAAAAAGGAACTCAGTACTAAAATAAAAGCTACTTATggttaaactaataaaaaaggaaaaaaaagatgtGAAACTATGACATAAAAAGGGGGGAAATGATAATAATCTCATTGCGGCCAATACAATGAGAATTTTTATTAAGAGAGATAAAGACAGcttaaaaaaataaggaagttAAGATCAAGAAATTCATATAAATGTATATAATGATATTActaatttcttttctctttggcACTTCTGAATAGGCATACCTAAAATGCAAGTTGTTCAAGTTGAAAAACTATATCTAGATCAATAAGGAAGGCTTAAAGTAATTGTAAAAGGATTTAAATGGATGGTAAAGCTTTCATAACAAAACATACCAGTTCTTAAAGTATCCCAATTATTCAAAGTCTGAGGATTTTCTTACAAAGCAACAGTAAAACCAATATCCCTATCatgataccaaaaaaaaaaaccatttcttGTAAGGAATGCATGGTCAAGATAATTGAGGTGGACAAAAAACGAATACTCAAAACAGAGGAAAACCAAAGAACACATCTCGGCTCCCTTTTCACCTTTATGTTTTAATAGTCCAACCATTGAATATGCTCTGTCAAAAAAAATAAGTTAATAACTGAGAAATGTGTGAGACTGA encodes:
- the LOC122641119 gene encoding uncharacterized protein LOC122641119 produces the protein MDREEPLTVICTVVAIDPTSFCYRVCSVCDKTLPDKGPSLCQFCNMKGFIAGSSDFERLYRVLLSVATENKVFVVICFDRAARVLFGCSADEFFEFSKLNPLSAVAAGKVLEGEMFQMTLSKPKNGNAQYLRVVSVFPLRSDFSPAINTLKKLYGVGGSSS
- the LOC122641120 gene encoding mitochondrial import inner membrane translocase subunit TIM14-1-like isoform X1; protein product: MTTPIVAGVSVAAAALGGRYLIQAWQAFKARPVVPRVRRFYEGGFEQMMTRREAALILGIREHAAMEKIKEAHRRVMMANHPDSGGNKYLAQKINEAKDVMMGRTKGSDSAL
- the LOC122641120 gene encoding mitochondrial import inner membrane translocase subunit TIM14-1-like isoform X2; this translates as MTTPIVAGVSVAAAALGGRYLIQAWQAFKARPVVPRVRRFYEGGFEQMMTRREAALILGIREHAAMEKIKEAHRRVMMANHPDSGGNKYLAQKINEAKDVMMGRTKGSDSAL